A region from the Dendropsophus ebraccatus isolate aDenEbr1 chromosome 1, aDenEbr1.pat, whole genome shotgun sequence genome encodes:
- the LOC138785723 gene encoding olfactory receptor 11H6-like translates to MFLDLGKIIYNFHLFFKQEKNKTGVTEFFLLGFHVSQELRLSLFCLLLVVYWGTICGNLMIITLVSTSKILHTPMYFFISQLSISDILVITDIVPNLLHILLNNGAILTFNNCVSQFYFFGASETFECFLLAVMSYDRYVAICNPLRYSSIMTSGCCLVLTVICWLSGFSITLVYSITVTQQNFCGPNIIDHLFCDLVPLIELSCSDTFIFHLETYLLGIPVVIIPTTIIVVSYTYIVSAVLRIPSSTGRQKAFSTCSSHLIVVSIFYWTLFVVYVVQTKGLTFTMSKIISLLYTAFTPLINPIIYSLRNKDIMTAVKETLHKRMTW, encoded by the coding sequence atgtttttggaCCTTGGAAAAATAATTTATAACTTTCATCTGTTCTTcaagcaggaaaaaaataagaCCGGGGTCACTGAGTTCTTCCTCTTAGGATTTCATGTCAGCCAAGAATTAAGACTTTCCCTCTTCTGTCTTCTCCTTGTGGTTTACTGGGGGACAATATGTGGGAATCTCATGATCATCACTCTGGTGTCCACCAgcaagatcctccacaccccaatgtacttcttcatctcacAACTCTCCATCAGTGACATATTGGTGATTACGGATATTGTCCCCAACCTGCTCCACATCCTACTGAATAATGGGGCCATACTAACTTTTAATAACTGTGTGTCTCAGTTTTATTTCTTTGGTGCCTCTGAAACATTTGAGTGTTTCCTCCTGGCTGTGATGTCTTATGACcgatatgtggccatctgtaatcccCTCCGGTACTCCTCCATCATGACTAGTGGATGTTGTTTGGTATTGACCGTCATCTGTTGGTTGTCTGGATTTTCCATTACTTTGGTTTACAGCATTACAGTAACACAACAGAATTTTTGTGGCCCCAATATCATCGACCATTTATTTTGTGATCTTGTCCCTTTGATAGAACTTTCCTGTTCTGACACCTTCATTTTTCACTTGGAGACATATTTACTAGGTATTCCAGTTGTAATAATCCCAACTACAATCATTGTTGTGTCTTATACTTATATAGTATCAGCAGTATTAAGGATCCCATCCAGTACTGgtagacagaaagccttctccacctgtagctcccacctcattgtggtctCCATATTCTACTGGACTCTGTTTGTTGTTTATGTTGTCCAAACAAAAGGCTTAACATTCACCATGAGTAAAATAATATCCCTTCTATATACTGCGTTTACCCCATTGAtcaaccccattatatacagtctgAGGAATAAAGACATTATGACAGCTGTAAAGGAAACACTTCATAAGCGGATGACCTGGTAG